The nucleotide sequence ACAACATCCACACTCTTTTGACACAACATCCATAACAAGACTCGGACAAGCTGGAAACTGACACCATCCCGGAGAAAAAGTTTCTTACATTACTCGATTAAAGGCAGATCAGGAAAGAAATCAGGACCTTCAACCTCCCGATACCTGGGCTAAGTAACTGTATCCAGAGAACCATGGCTGTGACAGAGGccgtcccccccccccccttcaatGGGAggctaaaatattcaaaaacagGCTTCCCCAAGTAGGAAACCTGCAAAAACCCGATGGAACAAAGATCTACAAAAGTCTTCTGGAAAACAACCAACCTACTACTGATGTTTTAAACATGTAACTGTTGTATTTCTACTTGTCTGAGCTGCATGTACCAGCTTTAGAAGACGATATCGCATCTCCACAAGCTCCTCACAAGTAGCTCTATGGCACTGTTGCTGATTGAATTGCAGCTTACAAGATTTAGTCCCACCAGATGTTTACCTAATTTTTTCAGGGAGAGAATACTCTTTCCGGATATCTTAAAGCAGCCAGACAGGGAAAGGATCTGCAACTTCAGCTGCTCTGCGCAAGACAAAACAGCAACTCCAGAATCAGAGATCGAACACTTCGACAGATCTAGATCATTCAGTACCAGGCAATTGTCTGCAACCGCCACCAGGCTTGCATCTGTAACCTTTCCGCAGCCATTAAGATCCAGGACTTGAAGGGTTCCACCGTGTAGCCTAACCAATGCGGAGACCACTTCATCCGTCAAATTCAAGCAACCGCTGAGATTGACCTTAACTAGTCCTGCCTCACAGCTCTCCACAAGTGGAAGAAGCCCAGAATCTGTAATTCCACAAAGCCCAGTCAGATCTAGCTGATGTAGCTGAGGGCACAGTTTCCCCACCTTTGCCAAGCTAGCATTTCCAAAACCCGGGCAGCTTCTTATGGACAAGGAGCGAAGCGATTCACAAGGGAAGAGGAAAGGTGTTTCCAGAGATACATCTCTGATTCCCATGCATTTAATGACAGCTAGAGACTTCAACTTTGATTGACAATTTGAGAGTGTATCCAAAATCCCCAACTGGGTGATCCTGTTGCACTCCTCCAATTGTAAACTTTCAAGAGACCCAGTGGCTTTGGCAAAACCCAACAACCCACCATCAGATAGAAAGCAACACTTACGAAGCCACAAATGTTTCAGGTTACGGCAACCCTTCCCAATTGACTCAAGACTTAGATCTGTTGTCCCCCAACACGACGAAATGGTCAGAGATGCCAATTTCTCCAAGCCCTGGGCTTTACCCATGACCCAAAAACCCCTCTCGCTCACTCTTTGGAGGCCACTAAGAACCAGACTAGCAAGGGCCTTCCCGTAATGCCCAATTACGGCGAGAGAGAAATCTGTTATGTTCAGGGCCTGAAGTTTAAGCTTTGCCAAGACACAAGAGGCTGATGACATGAGGCCCGCAATTCCCAGATCCCCAACAAGCGGACAATCCTTGATAGTGACGCATTGCAGCTTTGGGCAGCACCTTCCAAGTTCTTGCAAGGTCTCGTTGCCAATATTCGGACAAGATTCAATTTCCAAAGAAGTCAAGTTTGGGGAGTTCTTTGCAACTGCAATTAAACCCTTGCTGGAAATCAAAGGGCATTGGCAGAGGTCAAGCTTCTCCAAGGAGTGGCATTCCTTGGCCATCTCAAACAAACCTTCATCACCAACGAAAGGGACATTCCACAGGGAGAGAACCCTCAGAGAAGGGCAAGCACGGGCAATCGCCGAGAGTCCTTTGTCGGTGACACTACAAGTAGAGCTGCCTCCCCTGATTAAAAGCTTGACGAGGCCCCCACAGCTCAAAGTTCCTACTGCAATAGCAGCAAGTCTTATATCCGTTGCTTTCTTCCCTTCCAAACTCCTTGTAAGGCATCCATCATTCTCAAACTCCATATCTTCCTCACCAGAGATTGCGCCAACATGATCTGATCCTCCCTTAGCATTCTTGTTCGTGCAGATCTCAGAACTACGAAGACTGCTTAAAAGCATAAGCCACCTCTTGGACACACAAGCAGAGACACTCCTTGCTTCATCTCCGGGGAGGCGTCTGAAAATCTCAAATAAGCATTCATCTGGAAGTACTTCAATGGATGGTGTCCCTTCCTCGGACCTTTTATCTGAGCAAGACAATGAGGAACTAACCCGAGCCCTCTTTCTAGGAGGACCATGCCCATCCAAATGGGAATCAATCGAACATGAGAGCCTCGAATCCTTCGAATAAACTGGACCCCCAGAAAAGATTTCATCATCTCCTGAAAATCCAGCAACAGAAACTAACGTCAGTCAAGTTTCTTAAAACTCTTACTTCTCCGATTGAATCTTTCGAGACTTCCATTATATAGCTATGTTAGAACCACAATATCAGAAAGGAAcaattcctatttttctttctagaGAACAATTTCACGAAGATCAGAAAGAGAGGAGCAACCTATTTTTCTTCCGGAAAATTTTGACAAACTTAAAATGGTGAAATAAAAGGTCTTCAGACGAATTTGGGATTTGTTCACATGACACCGTCAAATCTTATCAAGGACGTTCAGTCCAAAGATTGTATCACCAAcaatgaaaaatggaagaatgGTATTCCATGTTAGAATCTCAATCCGAATCTCAGAAAAGTATGTTTAAATAGAAAGGTTTTTCCACATTACAATCCCAATCGGAATATCAGAAAAGCGGGCTCAAATAGAAAAGTTATTCCATATTACAATCCCCGATCAGAAAAGCGCATTCAAATACCAATAGAGAAGTATGTTTAAATAGAACCATTCTTACTAACAGATCTGCATATCATTAAAATCCGAGCTCAACCCAGGTACCAAAATCAGTCAAGTTAGCAAGAAAACTCATAAAGATCCAAACATACCACTGTAATTGACAAGAGCAGGCATGGCTGGTTCCTAGTCCAAACCCCGCGACCAAAAGCAGAAAAGAAGAGACCGATCACCAAAAACCCCGCAACCAAAAGCAGAAATATGGGTAGATGTTCGAATATCGATTGCATTACACAGAACAGAGGTCCAAAGTCATCAGCAACTCATCTCAGTAGAGCAAAaatggcagagagagagagagagggtttgCTTGTCTTCTGAAGTTTTTGCTACACAGTAGGGTAGATAttcagttttatatatatatacagatatacATATGGTGGGTGAGTGCATGAATGTACATATAAATACATGcatgtaattttaatatgtttggtAGCCCCCAGATTCATTGTTGACGCCTCTCCTGCAGTGTTCAATGAATTCTTCCATGAAGCCGCTTTTTGGCCGGCAATACTAATTCTTCGCCCTTTCCCGTTGTACAAAAACCGGTTGCTGCAAATTGAttacttttcttcttttttttaaatttgtcctttttcaattttatttataaaggctgatttattaatgtaattactgttttttatttaataattttgttatattacatgcatttgagtaatagtGAACAAACCACGCGTATATATATTAGATCAAATAAGCAcgtaaaaatattgaaaatttgtcTTATTTAACGTTATTTAAGAGGCTGATTAATGTTAAGAAGTCACAGTTCATGCATTTGACATATATAGTGTTGTTTACTGATGGGAGTTTGCTATTCTTTTCGaacaaataataattcaatGAACAAACTAAATAAAGTAtggatcatgcatatatatatcattaagcatatatacaagaatatatatgcatgtattaagctgattaggaaaaattaaacaaaattcaTGCATTATCATTAATTACCAATGCGAGAAAAATAAACACTCCATACATGCAGTGGACGCAAGCCTAGCTGGATTAAGAATTATTGTATCTTCCAATTTGGCTATTTTTCTTTCCCCCTGCACCCACTAATTCTGCAGAGGGACCAACAGTCTTGAATAAATCGATCAGTATTGTTCTCTGTGTGAGATATGAGTAAATGTAAGTGTTGGGTTACACTATCATATATAGAAGCACTCCTGGGTACCATGATaactttttatgtaaaaattcttttaagttatcgtgtgtgtgtgtgtgtagatttgaaacatatatagtaacaaaaataatatatcaaactttaatctTTTCATATGAGGTCAATCTTTAatgagataataaaaaatataagaaaacacCCAAAAAGCATAACCATTGATCAATTGCTATTAAGTGTGTCTCTCTTTTCTCTATAAGATCACCACTACTAATTAAGAATGTGAATGTAATTTGatgggagagaagagaggaCCTActctatttaaataattatataattaattaatagcagtCTCATTATCCAGTATTAATATATAGGCCCAATTAACCAGCTTAATCTATCTTTGATTCAcaccaaatttataaaataactcaAACTTCTAAGAATTCATGAGTATATATATCTCACTTCAACCCATCTCTTAAAACCAAAAGTCTTACAATCAATTAATAACAACCCACTAAATGTAAAATTCTACCATTTTACCTTAACCACAAGATAATAAAAaggtaattatttttaataaattaactaTCAAATAATGGCACTTAATTGtggcattttttacatcatatgaataagcatatatataaaacaaattgtttaactaaaacttaaaaacaaaacAGTGGATTAAAGTTATAAGTAGTTTATGATCAGGATGatataatttattgtatttaaaaatccaattttgatttatttatcacCTAATTAATTTGCATGGTTAGGAATTTGCATTCAATTGGGAATTGGCAGAAGAATGGAAGCGAATTGGTTGAGCCGTGACTGAATCAGAGACAGAGACATAGGGGAGAGAGATTTGACTATGAGAGAGCCAATGACCAATGAGGAAGTAGAAAAGAATTCTGGTGACCCACGTGTCATGAAACATTTGCTGCGCTAAATACATTGAACTTTATTTTGcctccaacatatatatatatatatataatccaaaagcatatataaaaaaatgtgtaagGAAACCTCTACACACATATCCAAAACCTTACTCCTATTTcaaccatttttatttttatttttatttttattttttaatcacaaTTAtcatttaagtatttatttgtttttattcaatgttataaatttaattttctatatcAAAGAGTCTGGCAGTGACTAGAAATGAAAATTGAGAcaaggcaggcaggcaggctgGCTGGCCGGCCGCCTGGCGCCTGCTTTAATTTTGGGATTCATTGTAGGAAAAAGATATGTGGTTGGATTCTTATATCATTTTAATggatgtatttaattaattataacatattatCACGTATGTATTTAGAATTTGCCTTCATCGTGACAATTGGCGATGGCGGAGGCATGTACCTCTATCTATCTGTCTATCTAGGTAAGTTTGGGCGatgcatgaatgaatgaatgaatgaataattaataataatgaagGATGAATGAGGAAGTTAAACTAAAGAAAGAGGTGCAATgaacatgatgatgatgagatgGTATCATGAGATTAGATGGTGATGATAAAGGTGAAAAGTATATGGGATGGGCACCAAGTAGGAAAGGACAGGATAGGATAGGATGGGATCATCGGATCGTTGCACCTTTCATTCATTTCTATGCTTCTCTCTCTCCagtcaataatatatatatatatttatgcttCAGTTCAGCTTGCTTCACAAACCAAccatttgttttttgtttttatcctCCAAGTAAGTAGTCCAAGTTGTAAGTAGTCCAACTGTGTGTAATCAATCAACTTCGATTAAATAACATCTGGCTTTCAGCCTTTCAGTCCATCCATCTAAATAATCAATCCTTAGCTGTTCATCatcattgctctctctctctctctctctctcaatcgaAGATATTTTCATACAAATCCACACAAAGCATCCACAAATTTTAGGGCATCTTCAGatatagaaattttaattttttatcaaacgaTTGAATGAAAAACTTACACTACGAATTAATAAAAAGTATTCTTTTAAAACACACATAATATTTCTATTAAACAACTATAGGCTACTTGTGGCAAGTGCACTTGTGATGGAGTTAAAAGGATTTTAATTCCTATTATCAAATGGagtatattatgtttttttttcatgaGGTTACATGATTCTTTTTCTCAAGTTCAAGGACAAGTATTTCTTATGAATTTTCTGTCACCTATAAATAAAGTGTTTGCGCTTATTTCTCAAGAAAAACATCAACGAAAGATTAGGGTCAACCTTAATTTGAATATTGATTCTGCTAATAATATGATATTTGCTGTTAAATTTGATGTGTCCAAAGAAAATTACAGCCCTGGAATGCATAATCAGGGTAGCAGATGGAGTAATAATACGTGGGATTACAAAGGTCCTTGTAATGCCTCACTTTTCAATTACAcaatgatgtaaaatataagtTAGCGGGCAttattgaaaatccttttttaACAAAAGCAATAATCGAACATGTTATGCTAAATAACTAGTATTTCCACTAAATAATATAAGCATCGCATCTTTTGCTCGTTGTTTGTAGTACAATTGTAGAACGCACTCATATTCATACATCCTTTTATTAAGTATCGTAGCTGCTAATTACAATACAACTCTTTGAATTATAAGTTCGTACAAATGaatccaagaaaagaaaactaaacgCCTGCCATCTCTTCGCCTTTGTTTGCGTTAGAGCCTAGAGTACCTGTCACACTTTGACAtacttggaacgttgaatatttcaggggtatgaaacacccaaattagatagttatatctaaataagtggtacaagaaaggaaacaatgcaTGCAAAAACAATATGCAGTTATGCCAAGAAATATACAGAAATAAGTATGAAATCCCTCAAGATcatgttaatataaaacttCTCATATGATAGCCATGCTAGGATATTGCCATGTTTGAacctctcggcccccttacacaggcacgagaTAGCCTTCTTACTTGCCATGTTTGAACCCCTCGGCCCCTTTACACAAActcgaggtagcccccttaTACACGCCCATGTGGTCAGTCCCCTTACACAGGTCTCGTGGTAATTCACACATTacaagccaccaactagccacgATCACCAAACAACATAatatatgacaaagcaaaaTGAATATGATATGTATGCCACAAGTCACGCACGAGAGTCATTGTGTTCAAACATAATGCAACAAAGTGGAAAGAATATGcttgaaacataaaaaatatgagATGTAAACAATAAACCACCCACAAATGAAATCAAGAGTGATCAaaaggaagcaagaagcatgcataaatcactcaccttgactgtTTACCTCCTAGGTGTATTATTCATAGTTAACAAATCTAGCTTTCTACagaaaatactaatttttgtaaaccaaacatcaaatattttttatatagggttgtagGTCATTAAAAGATGagttcatatgcaaaatttcaGGCAAAAAGGGGTTATTCACGCATCGAGAGAAGAGGCCCCACGCGTTGCTATGCGTAGCCCCTGCTGGCGCGTGTACTGCACGtgcctttttcttctctagCGATAACAAGTGGTCATTCTTGTTTTTTAGCCATATTTCCCTTGTTTTAGCTCTGATTCAACTCCCGTTTGAATCTAAAGGTCCATTCCTTTCCCCTATACTAGAATATAACAAGAAATCAGACTTACCTCATGGTTTTTCTGACTATTTGACACGAACTCCGAGGAGAATCCAAAAATTCCAGCGAAGCccgttctctctcatttctctacTGATTTCTCTCATTATTTTTGCATAATTGTTCCCTTACTCTCAAGATCTTATCTTTCTCCTCACAACCCCTCAAACCCAACATAATTTTGGCTTAATCTTCTTGGTATGGCTTGGGATGCAATCCttggtcctatttatagaaatctcGGGCCAATCTCGTGTCACCACATACCCTGCCACTTATCCCTCCATGTGCGGCCTTGATTCTTTTTCCCAATCCTATGTCGTCACTTGtccaaaactaaattgaataatatttgaaatccaaaaccaTATTTAAGAAGTTTTAAAATCCAAAGTCATGTTGgaatgaagtttgaaatttatttcatttaggTCCCTGAACTTTCCTTGAATCTCATCAATTCTTAAATCTTTTAGTAAATTAAAGTTGTTCCTGGGtttctttttcaagaattacaattttactcaatttttaaaattacaattttacccttagttcaaaaattaaatttttatcttaaaactttcataatcctttgcaatttcttgttttcttgaATATTTTAAGTCTAAAAATGTCAGGTATTATAGTCCTCCTAGGAAAGATAGACCTTTATGTACTCATTGTCAAATTCATGGTCATACCACTAACAAATGCTACAAGCTTAATGGGTATCCTCCTGGTTATCAACTGAGACAAAGAAATAATAATCTCTcattctaataataatattgtcgTCAATCAAGTCTCGCATTCTAAGCCTAAATCTGACTCTTAGGATGCGATTGGAACTTAATATTGAGTCTTAACACAAATTAGTTCCAACAAATGATTTTTGTATTATCTGGCTAATTCCCTCGAGCCTCCTGGTGACACTGATGGTGCAAGTATTCCTTTCACCATAGGTACTTGTTTTTCAGTATCTCTATGTCCTATTTTATCCTCTCttccaaggttgttaaaatcgtaaaattgtaaAAGGGTGTTCAacatgtaaaatcgtaaaatcgagtgcgattcaacttcaaaatcgtaaaatcgtacccGTAAAATCTAGTGTTTAACAACCATGCTCTCTTCAATATTGGATAGTTGATTCAGAAGCTACTCAGCACATTTGTTCCAATGTTAATGCTTTTGTTTCTCTAAAGTTAATTCGGAATTCCACTATTAGATATTGCCTGATCATTCTTGCATCCTTGTAAATTTTTCTGGTGATGTTAGACTTCAAAAATGTGTTGTTTGTACCACACTTCAAGTTCAATTTACTCTCTGTAAGTGCCCTTACGAAAGATTCTCAGCTTACTATTAGTTTCCTTCATGATTGGTTCTTCTTTAAGGATCTACACAATAAGAGGATGATTGGCAAGGGTGACAGATTGGAGGGCCTATATGTGCTTAATTCTACTACTCTAAGTTTCAATAATGTAGCATGTAATTCCTTAGTTTCTACCCATGTAAACACTGTTTCAGCCAACATTTGGCATAATAAATTCGGGCATTTGTAATACTCCAAATTACATGAGTTGTAAGAAAGGTTACATTGTGATATAACAAAGTTTAATAAAGTCACTCCTTGTTATATTTGTCCTTTAGCTAAGCAAAGAAGGTTATCATTTGAGTCACACAATCATATGGCTAAGTCTCCTTTTGACTTGGTTCATTATGATATTTGGGGGCCTTATAATGTTACAGCTCATTCTGGTCACCGATTTTTCTCAACATTGGCGGATGATTGCAACCGTTTTACATGGATATTTTTGCTTAAACAAAAGTAAGATGTTATTTCTGTTATTCCCAAGTTCCTTAATATGGTTTCTACTCAGTTCAAAATTACCATCAAAAGCTTCAAATTTGATAATGCCCCAGAATTAGCATtcgctgattttttttttaatgaaaatggaGTGTTGCATCAATTTTCTTGTGTGGAAAGACCTCAACAAAATTTTGTGGTAGAAAGAAAGCATCAACATTTGTTGAATGTAGCTCGTGCTCTTTATTTTCAGTCTAGGGTCCCTCTTGAGTTTGGGACTGAATGTGTCCTCAGCTACATTTCTCATCAATCGAACATCTTCACTTTTGCTTCAAAATAAAGCCCCTTGTGAAATTTTGTATCAATCTGCTGTAGACTATTCCCATAGATTTTTAGGTGTTTAACCTTTGCTTCTACACTCACTACTCATCGCACCAAATTTCACCCTAGAGCACGACTGGGTGTTTTCCTTGGTTATCCTCTAGGCATCAAGGGCTACAACTTTATGATCTCCAATCCAAACAAGTCTTTGTTTCTCTTTTCCATGAAGACATCTTCCCCTTTCACACTGTGGTTCCTTTTGAAAATTTAGTGGACCCTTTTCCTGACATTGTTTTACTTGTTCCTTTTTTTGATCCTTGTCCTTCTTTTCCTACAATTCCTACTGAACAGGCTACTTTTTCTCTtgatcaacccattgattctcCTCTGCTTAATTCCTCTATTCCATTGCCTCAAGTTCCTTCTATTCGCAAGTCCTTGAGAATCACTAAACCTCCATCTTATCTACGTGACTTTCACTGCAATTTATTGACTCAAACAACCATGCCTACATGTAATACCTCTTATCCTTTGTCTAAGTAACTGTCCTAtgattctctttcttcttctcacaaTAATTTTGTGCTGAATGTTTCCACTCAATATGAGCCATAGTTTTATCATCAAACTGTTAAGTTTCAGCACTGGAGGTATGCTATGCGTGATGAATTGGCTGCTATGGAAGCCAATCATACATGGTCAGTTGTTTATCTTCCACCCGGAAAACACTCTATTGGTTGCAGATggatttataaaatcaaatatgggtTTAATGGTACTATAGAACGATATAAGGCTCGGTTAGTTGCTAAGGGTTATACCCAATAAGAAGGGCTTGATTTTTTTAACACATTTTCCTCTGTTGCTAAGTTTGTTACAGTTAAAGTTTTGTTGGCATTGGCTACTAGTCAACACTGGCAACTTGTTCAACTTGATGTGAAGGATTTTCCTCTTGGTTACCACAAACAGGGGGAGTCTTCTCTTAAGGCTGGTACCTTAGTTTGCAAACTCCACAAATCTATCTATGGCCTTAAACAAGTCTCGAGGCTGTGGTATTCTAAATTCTCTCTAGCTTTTGTTGCATTTGGGTTTTCTCAATCGAAAGCTGATTACTCTCTGTTTACTAAAGGGTCTGGTTCTTCTTTTGTTACTCTTTTTGTGTATGTTGAGAATATAGTCATCACAGGTCCAAGTTCTCAAGTTATTGACTCTTTAAAGTCCTATATTCCTATCTTAGTAGTCAATTCAACCTCAAAGACTTGGGTTGTATGAAGTGTTTCCTTGGACTTGAAATTGCTAGATCTGCCAGCAACTTTGTTCTATCTCAAAGAAAGTAAGCTCTGCAGTTACTTGAGGACACTGGTTACTTAGCTTGCAAACCGACTTATGTTCCTATGGATCCTAAGGCTTCCATTAGTGCTTTTGAGGGTGATTTACTCACTGATGTTTCTGCCTACAAACGTCTTATTGGCCATCTTCTCTATTTGACTTTAACACGACCTGATATCACGTTTGTTGTTCATAGATTGAGTCAATTTTTGGCTCAGCCTTGCCT is from Diospyros lotus cultivar Yz01 chromosome 2, ASM1463336v1, whole genome shotgun sequence and encodes:
- the LOC127795217 gene encoding EIN3-binding F-box protein 1-like, which produces MPALVNYSGDDEIFSGGPVYSKDSRLSCSIDSHLDGHGPPRKRARVSSSLSCSDKRSEEGTPSIEVLPDECLFEIFRRLPGDEARSVSACVSKRWLMLLSSLRSSEICTNKNAKGGSDHVGAISGEEDMEFENDGCLTRSLEGKKATDIRLAAIAVGTLSCGGLVKLLIRGGSSTCSVTDKGLSAIARACPSLRVLSLWNVPFVGDEGLFEMAKECHSLEKLDLCQCPLISSKGLIAVAKNSPNLTSLEIESCPNIGNETLQELGRCCPKLQCVTIKDCPLVGDLGIAGLMSSASCVLAKLKLQALNITDFSLAVIGHYGKALASLVLSGLQRVSERGFWVMGKAQGLEKLASLTISSCWGTTDLSLESIGKGCRNLKHLWLRKCCFLSDGGLLGFAKATGSLESLQLEECNRITQLGILDTLSNCQSKLKSLAVIKCMGIRDVSLETPFLFPCESLRSLSIRSCPGFGNASLAKVGKLCPQLHQLDLTGLCGITDSGLLPLVESCEAGLVKVNLSGCLNLTDEVVSALVRLHGGTLQVLDLNGCGKVTDASLVAVADNCLVLNDLDLSKCSISDSGVAVLSCAEQLKLQILSLSGCFKISGKSILSLKKLGKHLVGLNLVSCNSISNSAIELLVRSLWRCDIVF